The Limnospira fusiformis SAG 85.79 genomic interval ATATGTTAGCAGCTAATTTTGATTTTGGGTGGTATCAAATTTGGCAAAATCAGAAAAAATCAGTAATTTTACCTTGTTCCACCATGAGAATTTGGCTTTGTTGCAACCACTGATGGTCAAAAGCGCCTAAATGGGTAGTAGTAATCAGAGTTTGAAATCGCTCAGAGATGGCTTGTAGAAGCTGATTTTGGCGATGGGGGTCAAGTTCTGCTAGTACATCGTCCAACAGAAGTAAAGGGGGTTCACCGATGACGGACTCAATGAGTTGCAATTCCGCCAACTTGAGGGCTAAAACCAAAGTCCGCTGCTGACCGGATGATCCATATTGGCGGGCGGGAGTTTGGTTAATGGTAAAAATGACATCATCACGGTGTGGACCCACTAGAGTCAACCCTTGAGAACGTTCGGCGATCGCTCTGGTGCTAATTTTGGTCAAAAATGCCTGTTGTACCTGTTCAGGAGGCCACCGAGACCACCTCTGTTGTTGTTTAGAAGGGGGTTCAATGTTAGGCTGATAGGTGATATTCAGGGTTTCCCTACTGCCACTAATACTTTGATGCCACATCCGCGCTAAAGGTTCGAGCCTTTCAATAACGCGATCAGCGGCGACGGAGTACCCGCGCCCCAGCCACTGCCAATTGAGCATCCCAAACGGCTAATTCTTCCGGGGTAGTTCCTGCCATGGGTCCCCGTTTTAACAAAGCATTACGTTGTCGCAACACCCGGTTATATTGATCTAACATATAGGCATAAACTGGTTCTAGTTGAATCAGAAGCCGATCAAGCCAGTGGCGGCGTTCAGCGGGACTACCGCGCACAAGATCCAAATCCAGACTAGAAAACTGGACAACATTAAGGATACTGAGAAAATCAAGATGACGTTTGACCGATTGACCATTGATGGCAACTGTTCGGCGACCTTGACTCCTCAAAGTCAAAGCCAGGTCAAGTGTACCACTATCACGCTCAAGGGTAGCAGTAATTTGGGCGATCGCATGATTGTCCAAAACCAGATCGCGATCGCGGTTAACCCGATGACTTTTGAGGGTAGACAGCAATTCGACGGCTTCGAGTAGATTGGATTTGCCTTGAGCGTTGTTGCCCACTAAAATAGTTTTGGGAGCATCAAACGCCACGTCTTGAGCTTCGTAGTTGCGAAACTGTCGGAGATGTAGCGTTTTCAGATACATAGAGTCAGGAGAAAAAAAGATCCGGTCTTAATTGTCTCATCTAACCAGATAAATTCTTTCTGCTGCCACATCAGGGACGATCTTCACTATGTTATCTTAACTAAACTTGAGCAAACGTGCCATATCTAATCTATAACCCCGATACATCGAGTCCGGTCACTTATGAGTTAATGCGCGGTGTCAATACCATCGGGCGTAGCCGGGATAATACTATCTGTATTACAGATATGAGTCTGTCCCGACAACACGCCGTGATTGAGGTTCAGGACAACCGGGTAACTGTGAGCGATCGCAACAGCAGTAATCATGTGTTTGTCAATGAAGCCATGATCCAAAATTGTCAACTCAAAGATGGAGATGTACTCCGCTTAGGGAGGGTGGTGTTAAAATTTGTCGCCTCCGGTGTCACCTCCTCCCAAAAGTCTCCCCGTATTGAGCGATCGCCCACGGCTGTAGTTACCCAGTTTTCTCCCCGTTCAGATATGATTGGGATGCAGGATTTATTGGAACCCGAAGAACGAGATCGTCACTCAGTTCTTAATCTGCGGTCATCCGATACCCATTTACGAGCCGTAGATAAACTCAAAATATTATTAGATGTTAGCCAACAATTATCATCTCCAGAATCCACGAATAAACTACTTGATAAAATCCTAGATTTACTGTTTAAAATTATGGGGGTTGACCGCGCGGCAATTTTATTAGTAAATAACAAAACTAAAGCAATCGAAGAAAAAGCAGTTCGTTATCGTTCTCAAGTGTTAGAGGATGAATATTTTTATAGTAAAAGTATTACTAATACAGTCCTAGAAACTGGGAACGCCATCTTAACTTCAGATGCCCATGTAGACGAGCGTTTTCAGGATTGCGAGTCAATTATTTACCAGGGTATTCATGCTTCCGTGTGCGTTCCTCTCAAACCCAGAGACAAAGTAATTGGGGTTTTATATGTAGATAATCTATCGATGTCTGATGTTTATTCTAATGAAGATGTGGAGTTTTTAAGCACTTTAGCCAATCAAGCGGCTATTGCGATCGACAACGCCGAACTGCGCAAAAAAATGCAGGAAGAAGCGGTAATGCGTAACAAACTAGAGCAATTTTTTGCTCCGGCGGTGAGTCGCAAACTACGGGAAGAAGGCAAACTAGAAATTATCGAAGCTGAAGTTACCGCCTTATTTTCTGATATTACTCGCTTTACGCAAATGTCTTCTCGCCTGGAACCCCGCCAAGTAATATCTATGTTGAATGAATACTTTAAAGTCATGGTAGAGGATATTGTTTTCCCCTATCAAGGAACCTTAGAAAAATATATCGGTGATGCTTTAGTAGCCGTTTGGGGCGCTCCCTACGCCCGCAAAGATGATGTGGAAAGAGCAGTTAAAGCAGCCATTGATATGCAATGGGCTGTCCGCCGCATGAACGATCGCTGGACTAAGGATTATGCGGAACCTTTGCAAATTCACATAGGCTTAAATACCGGACTCGTAGCGGCCGGAAATATAGGTTCTGAGCGATTAATTCAATACGCCCATATTGGTGATACTATGAACGTTGCCAGCCGCATTTGTAGTGCCGCCCAAGCCGGAGAAATTATGATTTCGGCAAGTACATTTAAGCAACTGGGCGACCATAGTTTCCCCCTGGAAAAAATGCCCCATATTCGAGTGAAAGGTAAGGATCAAGCCCTCCAGCTTTACCGTCTTCATTGGGAAGAAGTTCATACCATTTCCCTATAATCTGGCGACTATTACCCGTTGATATGACCGGGGACGAACTCACAAAGCGCCTATATCCCCCCTATTAGGGCGATCGCTTTCAGTGGGCTGGTGGGAATCGTGGGTTAGGGCGATCGCTTTCAGTGGGCTGGTGGGAATCGTGGGTTAGGGCGGGTGCAGCTAGTTGGCTGGTTTCTCCCGTGGCTGCTCTAGCACCCGCCCCTACTGGCGGTGGGAATCGTGGGTTAGGGCGATCGCTTTCAGTGGGCTGGTTTCTCCCGTGGCTGCTCTAGCACCCGCCCCTACTGGCCGTGGGAATCGTGGGTTAGGGCGGGTGCAGCTAGTTGGCTGGTTTCTCCCGTGGCTGCTCTAGCACCCGCCCCTACTGGCCGTGGGAATCGTGGGTTAGGGCGATCGCTTTCAGTGGGCTGGTTTCTCCCGTGGCTGCTCTAGCACCCGCCCCTACTGGCCGTGGGAATCGTGGGTTAGGGCGGGTGCAGCTAGTTGGCTGGTTTCTCCCGTGGCTGCTCTAGCACCCGCCCCTACTGGCCGTGGGAATCGTGGGTTAGGGCGGGTGCAGCTAGTGGGCTGGTTTCTCCCGTGGCTGCTCTAGCACCCGCCCCTACTGGCGGTGGGAATCGTGGGTTAGGGCGATCGCTTTCAGTGGGCTGGTTTCTCCCGTGGCTGCTCTAGCACCCGCCCCTACTGGCCGTGGGAATCGTGGGTTAGGGCGGGTGCAGCTAGTGGGCTGGTTTCTCCCGTGGCTGCTCTAGCACCCGCCCCTACTGGCGGTGGGAATCGTGGGTTAGGGCGGGTGCAGCTAGTGGGCTGGTTTCTCCCGTGGCTGCTCTAGCACCCGCCCCTACTGGCCGTGGGAATCGTGGGTTAGGGCGGGTGCAGCTAGTTGGCTGGTTTCTCCCGTGGCTGCTCTAGCACCCGCCCCTACTGGCGGTGGGAATCGTGGGTTAGGGCGGGTGCAGCTAGTTGGCTGGTTTCTCCCGTGGCTGCTCTAGCACCCGCCCCTACTGGCGGTGGGAATCGTGGGTTAGGGCGGGTGCAGCTAGTGGGCTGGTTTCTCCCGTGGCTGCTCTAGCACCCGCCCCTACTGGCGGTGGGAATCGTGGGTTAGGGCGGGTGCAGCTAGTTGGCTGGTTTCTCCCGTGGCTGCTCTAGCACCCGCCCCTACTGGCCGTGGGAATCGTGGGTTAGGGTTAGGGTTAGGTTAGGGCGATCGCTTTCAGTGGGCTGGTTTCTCCCGTGGCTGCTCTAGCACCCGCCCCTACTGGCCGTGGGAATCGTGGGTTAGGGCGGGTGCAGCTAGTTGGCTGGTTTCTCCCGTGGCTGCTCTAGCACCCGCCCCTACTGGCGGTGGGAATCGTGGGTTAGGTTTAGGGTTAGGTTAGGGCGGGTGCAGCTAGTTGGCTGGTTTCTCCCGTGGCTGCTCTAGCACCCGCCCCTACTGGCCGTGGGAATCGTGGGTTAGGGCGGGTGCAGCTAGTGGGCTGGTTTCTCCCGTGGCTGCTCTAGCACCCGCCCCTACTGGTCGTGGGAATCGTGGGTTAGGGCGGGTGCAGCTAGTGGGCTGGTTTCTCCCGTGGCTGCTCTAGCACCCGCCCCTACTGGCCGTGGGAATCGTGGGTTAGGGCGGGTGCAGCTAGTGGGCTGGTTTCTCCCGTGGCTGCTCTAGCACCCGCCCCTACTGGCGGTGGGAATCGTGGGTTAGGGCGGGTGCAGCTAGTGGGCTGGTTTCTCCCGTGGCTGCTCTAGCACCCGCCCCTACTGGCGGTGGGAATCGTGGGTTAGGGCGGGTGCAGCTAGTTGGCTGGTTTCTCCCGTGGCTGCTCTAGCACCCGCCCCTACTGGCGGTGGGAATCGTGGGTTAGGGCGATCGCTTTCAGTGGGCTGGTTTCTCCCGTGGCTGCTCTAGCACCCGCCCCTACTGGCGGTGGGAATCGTGGGTTAGGGCGGGTGCAGCTAGTTGGCTGGTTTCTCCCGTGGCTGCTCTAGCACCCGCCCCTACTGGCGGTGGGAATCGTGGGTTAGGGCGGGTGCAGCTAGTTGGCTGGTTTCTCCCGTGGCTGCTCTAGCACCCGCCCCTACTGGCGGTGGGAATCGTGGGTTAGGGCGGGTGCAGCTAGTGGGCTGGTTTCTCCCGTGGCTGCTCTAGCACCCGCCCCTACTGGCCGTGGGAATCGTGGGTTAGGGCGGGTGCAGCTAGTGGGCTGGTTTCTCCCGTGGCTGCTCTAGCACCCGCCCCTACTGGCCGTGGGAATCGTGGGTTAGGGCGATCGCTTTCAGTGGGCTGGTTTCTCCCGTGGCTGCTCTAGCACCCGCCCCTACTGGCGGTGGGAATCGTGGGTTAGGGCGGGTGCAGCTAGTGGGCTGGTTTCTCCCGTGGCTGCTCTAGCACCCGCCCCTACTGGCCGTGGGAATCGTGGGTTAGGGTTAGGGTTAGGTTAGGGCGATCGCTTTCAGTGGGCTGGTTTCTCCCGTGGCTGCTCTAGCACCCGCCCCTACAGAGTCGCGCCTACTCTATATTTGTGTCGCCTTCCCTGGTTAAAATAATTAATCCACTATACTCGGATAATCTTCATGGCACAGACTCTACTTTTTAATGCACTGCGTCAAGCCACTGACGAAGAAATGGCTCGCGATCCTGCTGTATTGGTTCTAGGGGAAGATGTAGGTCACTATGGTGGTTCCTACAAAGTGACCAAAGACTTGCATAAGAAATATGGGGATCTGCGAGTTCTCGATACCCCCATTGCTGAAAATAGTTTCACAGGGATGGCAGTTGGTGCCGCTATGACCGGACTGCGACCCATAATCGAAGGGATGAACATGGGATTCCTGCTGCTGGCTTTCAACCAAATTGCTAATAATGGTGGAATGCTGCGCTACACTTCCGGGGGTAACTTTAAAATGCCTTTGGTAATTCGTGGACCCGGCGGGGTGGGTCGTCAATTGGGAGCCGAACACTCTCAACGCCTAGAGTCCTATTTCCAAGCGGTTCCGGGTCTAAAAATTGTCGCCTGTTCTACGCCCTATAATGCTAAGGGTCTACTCAAATCGGCAATTCGGGATGATAACCCGGTTTTGTTCTTTGAGCACGTCCTGCTGTATAACCTCAAGGAAGATCTACCGGAAGAGGAATATTTGGTTCCTATTGACCAGGCGGAAATTGTGCGATCGGGTAAAGATGTCACGATTCTTACCTACTCTCGGATGCGCCATCATGTAATGCAGGCGGTTCCGGCTATGGTGAAACAGGGTTTTGACCCAGAGGTGATTGATTTAATTTCCCTCAAGCCTTTAGACCTGAATACCATTGGCGAGTCGATTCGGAAAACTCACCGTGTGATTATTGTGGAAGAGTGCATGAAAACCGGGGGAATTGGGGCGGAACTGACGGCCTCGATTAATGATAATTTCTTTGATGAACTTGATGCTCCTGTGTTGCGGCTTTCCTCCCAGGATATCCCTACCCCCTATAACGGGATGTTGGAAAGGTTGACGATTGTACAGCCGGAACAGGTTCTGGAGGCGGTTCAGAAGATGTTATCCCACCAGGTATAGCTTAATGGGTTCCGCGTCTGGACTTCTGGGTTGAGTTGGGGTGAAGTTCCATGGCTTTCCTGGTAGTTCGGCGTGGGATCGGATTTTAATGATAAAATGAGTCGTTATCCCTGATTTTGAATTCAGTATGCGAAAACAGCGATCGCTCCTTTTCCTGATCTTACTCCTGGTCATCACTTCCCTGATTATTTTGGTCCGGGTTCCTATTCGCCTGGGACTAGACTTGCGGGGTGGTTCTCAACTCACAATTCAGTTGCAAACCTCCGATGATGTGCCACGCATTGATGAGCGGGTTTTGGAGGGGGTTCAGAGTGTCATCGAAAACCGTGTCAACGGTTTGGGTGTTTCTGAGGCTGTGGTGCAAACTGTAGGAGATGATCAGATTCTGGTGCAACTCCCCGGTGTCAGTGACCCAGAACAAGCGGAACGGGTTTTGGGAGGGACGGCTCAGTTGGATTTCCGGGAGCAAAGACCGGGGACTGAGGGAGAGCTTTTTGCGGAAATACAGGTTAATCGAGCATTAGATGCTGATTTAAGACAGGCGATCGCCACCGGAGACGATGATAGACTCGAACAACTCCTCCAACAACTCAATGAAAGTAATCAGGCGATCGCCTCATTCTATAAAGAACCCATAATTCGCGGCCAGCAGCTACAAGATGCCTTCCCCCAACCCACTCAAGGGGGGAATGGTTGGGAAATTGTCCTGCGCTTTAATAGTGAAGGCGGCAGAAATTTTGCTGAACTTACCAAAAACTTAGCCGGGACAGGACGCACCATTGGCATCTTTTTAGATGACAGTCTGTTAAGTTCTCCCACCGTTTCCGTGGAATTTGCCGATACCGGAATTACCGGGGGAAGTGCCGTAATTACCGGCAATTTTAGCGCCGCCGAAGCTAATGATCTCGCCGTACAATTGCGAGGGGGAGCGCTTCCGGTTCCGGTGGAAATTGTCGAAAACCGCACCGTCGGTGCAACTCTGGGACGTGATAGCATTCAGCGCAGTATTTATGCCGGCAGTGGCGGCTTGATTTTGGTGCTAATTTTTATGGTGGCTTATTATCGCCTACCAGGAGCGATCGCTGATGTGGCTTTGGTGGTTTACGCCTTATTTACCCTAGCCATTTTTGCCCTCTTGGGAGTTACCCTTACCCTACCGGGAATTGCTGGGTTTATCCTTAGTATCGGTATGGCTGTTGATGCTAACGTCCTGATTTTTGAACGCACCCGGGAAGAACTCCGAGCCGGAAAAACCCTCTATCGTTCCGTCGAGTCTGGTTTTTATCGGGCTTTTGGCAGTATCCTGGATGGAAATGTTACCACTGGTATTGCTTGTGCCGCTCTGTTCTGGCTGGGAACTGGACTGGTGAAGGGATTTGCCCTTACCCTCGGTTTGGGGGTGGCTGTGAGTATGTTTACCGCTGTTACCTTTAGCCGCACTCTCATGTTTACCGTGATTAGTTTACCTGAGTTCCGCAAGCCTGAATTGTTTTGTCCAAATCTCCCTAAGACTAATTAGGTTTGATGGTTTTCTCAACTCTTGTGTTGCCCCTAAATTATGGCTTGATCTGAAACTATGACTTTTAGTGTGACAAAACGGCGATCGCTTTGGTGGATGATTTCGGCGGCGGTTATCCTCGCCGGAATAGTGGCGATGTTAATTTCCTGGACTAATCCTGATATTGGCTCACCCATACGCCCCGGACTAGACTTTGT includes:
- the secD gene encoding protein translocase subunit SecD; the protein is MRKQRSLLFLILLLVITSLIILVRVPIRLGLDLRGGSQLTIQLQTSDDVPRIDERVLEGVQSVIENRVNGLGVSEAVVQTVGDDQILVQLPGVSDPEQAERVLGGTAQLDFREQRPGTEGELFAEIQVNRALDADLRQAIATGDDDRLEQLLQQLNESNQAIASFYKEPIIRGQQLQDAFPQPTQGGNGWEIVLRFNSEGGRNFAELTKNLAGTGRTIGIFLDDSLLSSPTVSVEFADTGITGGSAVITGNFSAAEANDLAVQLRGGALPVPVEIVENRTVGATLGRDSIQRSIYAGSGGLILVLIFMVAYYRLPGAIADVALVVYALFTLAIFALLGVTLTLPGIAGFILSIGMAVDANVLIFERTREELRAGKTLYRSVESGFYRAFGSILDGNVTTGIACAALFWLGTGLVKGFALTLGLGVAVSMFTAVTFSRTLMFTVISLPEFRKPELFCPNLPKTN
- a CDS encoding adenylate/guanylate cyclase domain-containing protein, which produces MPYLIYNPDTSSPVTYELMRGVNTIGRSRDNTICITDMSLSRQHAVIEVQDNRVTVSDRNSSNHVFVNEAMIQNCQLKDGDVLRLGRVVLKFVASGVTSSQKSPRIERSPTAVVTQFSPRSDMIGMQDLLEPEERDRHSVLNLRSSDTHLRAVDKLKILLDVSQQLSSPESTNKLLDKILDLLFKIMGVDRAAILLVNNKTKAIEEKAVRYRSQVLEDEYFYSKSITNTVLETGNAILTSDAHVDERFQDCESIIYQGIHASVCVPLKPRDKVIGVLYVDNLSMSDVYSNEDVEFLSTLANQAAIAIDNAELRKKMQEEAVMRNKLEQFFAPAVSRKLREEGKLEIIEAEVTALFSDITRFTQMSSRLEPRQVISMLNEYFKVMVEDIVFPYQGTLEKYIGDALVAVWGAPYARKDDVERAVKAAIDMQWAVRRMNDRWTKDYAEPLQIHIGLNTGLVAAGNIGSERLIQYAHIGDTMNVASRICSAAQAGEIMISASTFKQLGDHSFPLEKMPHIRVKGKDQALQLYRLHWEEVHTISL
- a CDS encoding alpha-ketoacid dehydrogenase subunit beta — translated: MAQTLLFNALRQATDEEMARDPAVLVLGEDVGHYGGSYKVTKDLHKKYGDLRVLDTPIAENSFTGMAVGAAMTGLRPIIEGMNMGFLLLAFNQIANNGGMLRYTSGGNFKMPLVIRGPGGVGRQLGAEHSQRLESYFQAVPGLKIVACSTPYNAKGLLKSAIRDDNPVLFFEHVLLYNLKEDLPEEEYLVPIDQAEIVRSGKDVTILTYSRMRHHVMQAVPAMVKQGFDPEVIDLISLKPLDLNTIGESIRKTHRVIIVEECMKTGGIGAELTASINDNFFDELDAPVLRLSSQDIPTPYNGMLERLTIVQPEQVLEAVQKMLSHQV